Proteins encoded together in one Nocardioides marinisabuli window:
- a CDS encoding GntR family transcriptional regulator, with the protein MGSQSASHADSCLVRLRQLILTGVLLPGEKVNQAELADRLGVSRVPVREALASLRSEGLVEARPNSGFTVVRPTVEDLAEIYLMRGLLEDALLATVDLSAIDVAELRRLNERLAQLDPLAEFGDYREANEQFHFAIFDRSPQRMVRRQVHQLWVLSEFYRSIYIRTDSAHRRVIDDHTRIIDAIDRGDRPGLVALSSEHRAETQDWMAQVLARRS; encoded by the coding sequence ATGGGCTCGCAGTCCGCGTCGCATGCCGACAGCTGCCTGGTCAGACTCCGCCAGCTCATCCTCACCGGCGTGTTGCTCCCGGGGGAGAAGGTCAACCAGGCCGAGCTCGCCGATCGGCTGGGTGTCAGCAGGGTGCCGGTCCGAGAGGCCCTCGCCTCGTTGCGCTCCGAGGGCCTGGTCGAGGCCCGACCCAACTCAGGTTTCACCGTGGTGCGGCCCACGGTGGAGGACCTCGCCGAGATCTACCTGATGCGCGGGCTCCTGGAGGACGCGTTGCTGGCGACCGTCGACCTCTCGGCAATCGATGTCGCCGAGCTGCGTCGTCTGAACGAACGGCTCGCGCAGCTCGACCCGTTGGCGGAGTTCGGCGACTACCGTGAGGCCAACGAGCAGTTCCACTTCGCGATCTTCGATCGCTCGCCGCAACGCATGGTGCGCCGCCAGGTGCACCAGTTGTGGGTCCTGTCGGAGTTCTACCGATCCATCTACATCCGGACCGACTCGGCCCACCGCCGCGTCATCGACGACCACACGCGGATCATCGACGCGATCGACCGTGGGGATCGCCCAGGGCTGGTCGCTCTGAGCAGTGAGCACCGGGCCGAGACGCAGGACTGGATGGCGCAGGTGCTGGCCCGGAGGTCGTGA
- a CDS encoding cysteine hydrolase family protein, which translates to MTDLDRWLGSDRHPALLVSECQNGLINPEHATTMAGLAQQAEERNIVGKIAALADAFRAADLPVAHATIEPAEGYEGFDVASPLAAVTVKRGEFRAGTPLPDIHPGLTPQAGDLRFPRRTAMTSFFRSGLGAALRERGVDTVVLVGISVNIAIPGTAVEAVNRGLPVVIPEDATAATTAEVQEVTFRTILPALATITTSQDVIEAIARR; encoded by the coding sequence ATGACCGACCTCGACCGCTGGCTGGGGTCCGACCGCCACCCAGCCTTACTCGTCTCGGAGTGCCAGAACGGACTGATCAACCCCGAGCACGCGACCACGATGGCCGGACTCGCACAGCAGGCTGAGGAGCGCAACATCGTCGGAAAGATCGCGGCGCTGGCCGACGCATTCCGCGCAGCCGACCTGCCGGTCGCCCATGCGACGATCGAGCCCGCCGAAGGGTACGAGGGTTTCGACGTCGCCTCCCCGCTGGCTGCCGTCACCGTCAAGCGCGGCGAGTTCCGGGCCGGCACCCCGCTACCCGACATCCATCCCGGCCTCACCCCGCAGGCAGGTGACCTGCGCTTCCCCCGCCGCACTGCCATGACGTCGTTCTTCCGCAGCGGCCTGGGCGCCGCTCTGCGCGAGCGCGGCGTCGACACCGTGGTGCTGGTCGGCATCTCGGTGAACATCGCCATCCCAGGCACGGCGGTCGAGGCAGTCAACCGCGGCCTACCGGTCGTCATCCCCGAGGACGCGACAGCCGCCACGACGGCCGAGGTGCAGGAGGTCACGTTCCGCACCATCCTCCCAGCACTGGCGACGATCACGACGTCGCAGGACGTCATCGAGGCCATTGCCCGAAGGTAG